The following proteins are co-located in the Pyricularia oryzae 70-15 chromosome 1, whole genome shotgun sequence genome:
- a CDS encoding isochorismatase family protein: MFQFDPSLIPSLRTRKALLVIDLQNDFASPTGALPVTEPEGYIGRILDVAAAFRASGDGDVIWVRSEYDAPRPVENDNILTSDALLVSSMRSSTSRLRRLSVDKSEQDDEAFLSGGTGSSKPECVRPGTSGAELVSEAAVDSKRDSNLVKTQYSAFASGQLLPLLRTRLATELYVCGALTNVSIHATALDAASHGFAMTLVDDCCGYRSAARHANAVRNLMQLTGCETTTAHEMLARFGASGAEQGPRQPSRQPPGPVRTGARATGDAGRPGCPGSKLVGSSSGGQGETSDGSSPQSSSHTDPSIITSTHTLPQAMSKLKLSSDPSSRPAVAKPDAPRPETTQPAVQALVSDDVGAGLGKRDATAINESITVGSASSESPGTGQERAPGKSAETGFKKSETPKRDESEKSLETAPTTGEAPDTLEPLCEGDTTIIPDLLPAALEEGIFDKLRAEVSWLRMSHQGGEVPRLVCVQGAVSPSDASVPLYRHPADEAPPLVPFSPTVLKIKEHVERHVGHELNHVLVQLYRSGQDYISEHSDKTLDVVKGSYIANVSLGAERKMVFRTKRGDTKTDKDKEGEGSGKREIVKAKLPHNSLVKMGLRTNARWTHAVKQDRRADRDRTAPELAFGGARISLTFRQIGTFLDKDGLLIWGQGATGKTRADAKPVKNGASEAEQMIRAFGVENNTPDFDWDAVYGQGFDVLHFKAVPRLWESGDETRDLRVKLMLGSYGVGFAIGDHTHVDGETTAAKELRFLDNDADKSDVRGDLAVMLYLESTYGKLSAGKTGSLATRLTRFERAMSLLDKWRATGDPELKPLEGELAVFDGHMSSGAEYVAGGEAPSLADFALWPVLREMAGLVGSGQGGKGKNDESFSGLLEGMGLSRLSKYYERFGREKFVGRVVEE, translated from the exons ATGTTCCAATTTGATCCAAGTCTCATCCCTTCCCTCCGGACACGCAAAGCCCTCTTGGTCATTGACCTACAGAATGACTTTGCCTCCCCTACGGGTGCACTTCCCGTGACGGAGCCGGAGGGTTACATCGGCCGCATCCTCGATGTCGCTGCCGCCTTCCGCGCCTCTGGTGACGGCGACGTGATCTGGGTCCGCTCAGAGTATGACGCACCTCGGCCCGTCGAGAACGACAACATCCTGACGAGCGATGCGCTACTGGTGTCGTCTATGCGGAGCAGTACCAGCCGTCTGCGCAGGCTGAGCGTCGACAAGAGCGAACAGGACGACGAGGCCTTCCTGAGTGGCGGTACCGGTAGCAGCAAGCCCGAGTGCGTCCGGCCCGGCACTTCAGGGGCTGAGTTGGTCTCGGAGGCGGCCGTCGACTCGAAGCGGGACTCGAACCTCGTGAAGACGCAGTACTCGGCCTTTGCGTCTGGCCAGTTGCTCCCGCTGTTGCGGACCCGTCTGGCCACGGAGCTGTACGTCTGCGGGGCGCTTACCAACGTCAGCATACACGCCACGGCGCTGGACGCGGCCTCTCATGGTTTCGCCATGACGCTGGTGGACGACTGCTGCGGATACCGGAGCGCGGCGCGGCACGCCAATGCGGTTCGGAACCTGATGCAGCTGACGGGCTGCGAGACCACGACGGCGCACGAAATGCTGGCCCGATTCGGGGCGTCCGGAGCCGAGCAGGGGCCACGGCAGCCTTCACGACAGCCGCCAGGTCCCGTACGGACGGGTGCCAGGGCGACGGGGGATGCGGGGCGCCCCGGTTGTCCTGGGAGCAAGCTCGTAGGTAGCAGTAGCGGCGGCCAAGGGGAGACGAGTGACGGATCCTCACCACAGTCCTCTTCGCATACCGACCCCAGCATCATCACCAGCACACACACCCTCCCACAAGCCATGTCCAAGCTGAAGCTAAGCAGTGACCCGTCTTCACGGCCAGCAGTTGCCAAGCCCGACGCTCCTCGGCCGGAAACGACTCAGCCTGCGGTTCAGGCCTTGGTGAGCGACGACGTCGGAGCGGGCCTGGGAAAACGAGATGCAACTGCCATAAACGAGTCGATAACGGTCGGAAGTGCGTCGAGCGAGTCGCCGGGAACTGGTCAAGAGCGGGCCCCTGGCAAGTCCGCCGAGACGGGATTCAAG AAGTCGGAAACACCGAAAAGAGATGAGTCAGAAAAATCACTCGAAACCGCCCCAACCACAGGGGAAGCACCAGACACCCTGGAACCCCTCTGCGAGGGTGACACTACCATAATCCCGGATCTCCTCCCCGCCGCTCTCGAGGAAGGCATATTCGACAAACTCCGCGCCGAGGTCAGCTGGCTTCGCATGTCGCACCAGGGTGGCGAGGTTCCCCGGCTTGTGTGCGTACAGGGAGCCGTGTCACCGTCGGACGCCAGCGTGCCCTTGTACCGGCATCCGGCAGACGAGGCACCGCCGCTGGTTCCTTTCTCGCCGACGGTGCTCAAGATCAAAGAACATGTGGAGCGTCACGTCGGACACGAGCTCAACCACGTTCTCGTTCAGCTGTATCGCAGCGGGCAGGACTACATCTCGGAGCATAGCGACAAGACTCTCGACGTCGTAAAGGGCAGCTATATTGCTAATGTCAGTCTGGGCGCCGAGCGGAAAATGGTCTTTCGGACCAAGCGCGGTGACACCAAGacggacaaggacaaggagggaGAGGGCAGCGGCAAGAGAGAGATCGTCAAGGCCAAGCTGCCGCACAACTCGCTCGTCAAGATGGGCCTGCGCACCAACGCACGCTGGACCCACGCCGTTAAGCAAGACAGACGCGCGGACCGGGACAGGACGGCTCCCGAGCTGGCGTTTGGCGGCGCCAGGATCAGCCTCACCTTTAGACAGATCGGGACGTTTCTCGACAAGGACGGACTCTTGATCTGGGGTCAAGGCGCGACGGGCAAGACCCGGGCCGACGCGAAGCCCGTCAAGAACGGAGCTTCGGAGGCTGAGCAAATGATCCGCGCCTTTGGGGTCGAGAACAACACACCCGACTTTGACTGGGACGCGGTGTACGGCCAAGGGTTCGACGTTCTGCACTTCAAGGCCGTGCCGAGGCTGTGGGAGTCTGGAGATGAGACTCGAGATCTGAGGGTCAAGTTGATGTTGGGCTCGTACGGGGTTGGGTTTGCCATTGGAGACCACACGCATGTCGACGGAGAAACCACCGCAGCCAAGGAACTCAGATTCCTGGACAATGACGCCGACAAGTCAGATGTCAGGGGCGACCTGGCAGTCATGCTCTACCTAGAAAGCACATATGGCAAGCTCTCGGCCGGCAAGACGGGCTCGCTGGCAACGAGGCTGACGCGCTTTGAGCGGGCAATGAGCTTGTTGGACAAGTGGCGTGCCACTGGGGACCCCGAACTGAAACCGCTCGAGGGTGAGCTGGCCGTGTTTGACGGTCACATGTCTTCTGGTGCTGAATACGTGGCTGGCGGTGAGGCGCCGTCCCTTGCAGACTTTGCGTTGTGGCCTGTGCTGCGGGAAATGGCTGGCTTGGTTGGGTCTGGACAAGGGGGCAAGGGGAAGAACGACGAGAGTTTCAGCGGCTTGCTTGAGGGAATGGGGCTGAGTCGGTTGAGCAAGTACTATGAGCGATTCGGGAGGGAGAAGTTTGTGGGccgggttgtggaggagtaG